From Flaviflexus ciconiae:
GGCACGGGCTACCGCGCACAGGCCAAGGGTTCCGACCTTGAACTGTCGCTCGGCTACTCGCACACGATCTCGGTCAAGGCTCCCGAAGGAATTACGTTCCAGCTCGAGGGCAACAACAAGATCACGGTTAGCGGTATTGACAAGCAGCAGGTTGGCGAGATCGCGGCTAACATCCGCAAGCTCCGCAAGCCTGAACCGTACAAGGGCAAGGGCGTTCGCTACGAAGGCGAGCACGTCCGCCGCAAGGCCGGAAAGGCTGGTAAGTGATGGCTGTCTCGATCAAGGGCAAGGGCAAGTTTGTTGCCCGCAAGCGTCGGCACCTTCGCCTTCGCAAGAAGATCACCGGTACCGCCGCGCGCCCGCGTCTCGTCGTTACCCGATCCAACCGCCACATCGTGGCCCAGGTTATCGACGATCTGGCTGGCGCAACCATTGCGTCCGCTTCGTCGCTCGAAGCAGACCTCCGGGCAGATGATGGTGACAAGACCGCTAAGGCACGAAAGGTCGGCGAACTCGTCGGCGAACGTGCCAAGGCTGCAGGTGTTGACTCCGTGGTATTCGACCGCGGCGGTAACCAGTACCATGGTCGCGTAGCGGCAGTGGCAGACGGTGCCCGCGAGTCCGGTCTGACCCTGTAGCGACGGAACGAGAGTAGAGGAAAACTATGGCTGCATCGCAGCGTCGGACCAACGGTCCGCAAGACGGCGAGCGCAACAATGAGCGTTCCGGTTCCGACCGTCCCAGGGGACGTCGGGGCAACAACGACCGTCGCAACGAACAGAAAGACGCCTACATCGAGCGCGTCGTCACCATCAACCGTGTGTCGAAGGTGGTGAAGGGTGGCCGTCGCTTCTCCTTCACGGCTCTCGTCGTCGTCGGTGATGGCAACGGCACCGTCGGTGTTGGCTACGGCAAGGCCAAGGAAGTGCCCCAGGCTATTTCCAAGGGCACCGAGGAAGCGAAGAAGAACTTCTTCCGCGTCCCGCTCATTGGCCGCACGATCCCGCACATCACCCAGGGTGAGGACGCCGCAGGCGTTGTCTTCCTGCGCCCGGCGTCCCCGGGTACCGGCGTTATCGCCGGCGGTCCGGTCCGTGCAGTCATGGAAGCCGCTGGCATTCATGACATCCTGACCAAGTCGCTGGGTTCGTCCAACGCCATCAACATCGTCCGCGCAGCCGTGGCAGCGCTTCGCCAGCTCGAGCAGCCCGAGGCTGTTGCCGCACGTCGTGGCAAGTCCCTCGAGCAGGTCGCTCCTGCCGCGATGCTCCGCCAGCGCGCGTCCTACGACGCCGAGCAGCGTGAGAAGCAGGCAGCCGAGGCGGCTGAGGCCGAGAACGAAGCTGCTGCGTCCGGAGTTGGTGCGTGATGCTGAAGATTACCCAGACCAAGTCCACCATCGGTGGAACCAAGAAGCAGAGGGACACGATGCTGTCGCTCGGCCTGCGCAAGATCGGCCAGTCCGTCGAGCGTGAGGATCGTCCCGAGGTTCGTGGAATGATTAACATCGTTTCGCACCTCGTCACCGTAGAGGAGGCATGATGTCGAAAAACACGAACGACGTCACCAAGCTTCACGATCTCGCTCCCGCGCCGGGTTCACACAAGTCGAAGACTCGTGTCGGCCGTGGTGAGGGCTCGAAGGGCAAGACCGCGGGTCGCGGAACCAAGGGCACGAAGGCCCGCTACCAGGTTCCGATCGGCTTCGAAGGTGGCCAGATGCCGCTGCACATGCGTATGCCGAAGCTGCGCGGGTTCAAGAACCCGTTCCGCGTCGAATACCAGGTTGTGAACCTGGATCGCATCAACTCCCTCTTCCCGAGGGCGGCGACGTCACCGTCGAGGAGCTCGTAGCCAAGGGTGCGGTCCGCAAGGGCCACCCGGTGAAGGTTCTCGGCACGGGCGAGATCTCGGTCAAGGTCTCCGTGGCAGTTGACAAGTGGTCGGCTTCCGCGCAGAAGAAGATCGAAGCCGCCGGCGGAACCATTTCCGCGCGATGAAGTTCATCTAGCCAACGAGGCGGGCCAATCGGCCCGCCTCGTTGCACGCTTACCAAGCACGTAAGTATCGAGTTTCAGGCCTTGAATCGGTCATAGCGATTCGCGTCAGTCACGATACACTGACTTGTGGCCCGCACGGGCCATACCATCAAGGAGGAAGTTTGCTTTCCGCATTCGTCTCGGCCTTCCGCACACCGGACCTGCGCCGCAAGCTGCTGTTCACGCTGGGCATTATCGTCATTTACCGATTCGGCACCTACATGCCTGCCCCGGGCGTCAGCTATGAAAACGTCCAGGTGTGTTTGAACCAGTCCGGTTCCGAGGGCCTGCTGCCCATGCTCAACATGTTCTCGGGCGGGGCCATGTTCCAGATGTCGGTGTTTGCGCTCGGCATCATGCCCTACATTACTGCCTCGATTATTGTGCAGCTCCTGCGGGTTGTTATCCCGCGGTTCGAAGAGCTCCAAAAGGAAGGCCAGTCGGGCCAGGCCAAGCTCACGCAGTACACCCGTTACCTCACCATCGGCCTTGCCGTCATGCAGTCCGCCGTTGTTATCACCGTGGCGAACTCCAGCCTCTTCCTCGGATGTACGGTTGATCCGTTCCCCGACACCTCGGCAGGCATGGTCCTCATGGCTATTCTTGCGATGACCGCGGGTACCGGCCTCATCATGTGGATGGGTGAGCAGATCACCGAACGCGGCGTCGGCAATGGCATGTCGATCCTCATCTTCGCCGGTATCTGTGCGTCCTTCCCGCCCGCCATGGGCCAGGTGCTCATGTCGTCCAACGGCGTCCGCAACTTCATCCTGATCCTCGCTCTGTTCCTCGCAATCACCCTTGTTGTTGTGTTTGTTGAGCAGTCGCAGCGCCGCATTCCCGTGCAGTACGCCAAGCGCGTTGTTGGCCGCCGCACCTACGGTGGTTCGACCACTTACATCCCGATCAAGATCAACATGGCGAACGTCATCCCGGTTATCTTCGCGTCCTCCCTCCTGGCACTGCCGACGATGGCGATCCAGTTCGGTGACCCGAATGCGGGCTGGGTTCAGTGGCTGGCAGCTAACTACAACCAGACGTCCTGGCTCTACCTGCTGACCTTCGCTCTTCTCATCATCTTCTTCGCATTCTTCTACACATCGATCACGTTCAACCCCGAAGAGGTTGCGGACAACATGAAGCGCTACGGCGGCTTTATCCCCGGCATCCGTGCCGGTGCTCCAACCGCCCAGTACCTGAAGAACGTCATCACCAGGATTACGTGGGTGGGTTCGTTCTACCTCGCGATTATCGCGCTCATCCCGACTGTGATCTTCACCCAGATGGGCATCACGATGATGGCATTCGGCGGAACGTCGATCATCATTATCGTGGGCGTCGGCCTCCAGACCGTGAAGGACATCGACGCTCAGCTCCAGCAACGACACTACGAAGGTTTCCTCCGATGAAGCGAATGATTATCCTCGGTGCCCCCGGCGCCGGCAAGGGCACCCAAGCAAAGGTTCTCTGCGAGAAGCTCGGCATTCCCCAGATCTCCACCGGAGCGATTTTCCGTGCCAACATTTCTGAAGGCACCGACCTCGGCAAGCTCGCCCAGGGCTACATCGATCGCGGCGAGTTCGTCCCGGACGAGATCACCGATTCCCTGGTGAAGGACCGTCTCCACCAGGAGGACACCCAGGACGGCTTCCTCCTCGACGGCTACCCCCGCACACTCGCGCAGGTTGGTGCTCTTGACGAGATCCTTCTCGAGCAGGGCCACACCCTCGACATCGTCATTGAGCTCGTCACCGAGCGCGAGGCTCTTGTCGAGCGTCTCCTCAAGCGCGCCGAGATCGAAGGCCGCGCGGACGACACCGAGGACGTTATTAGGCGCCGCATGGAGGTCTACCTCGAGCAGACCAAGCCGCTGTCCCGCGTGTACGAGCAGCGTGGCATCCTCGTCGAAATTGATGGTCTTGGCACCATCGAAGAGGTCCAGGAGCGCATCCGCGAAGCGATCCAGGGACGTTGATGTTCGGACGGGAATCGATCGAGTACAAGTCGAACGAGCAGATCCTCAAGATTCGGGAAGCGGCCCTCGTTGTTGCCGACATCCACGATGCTCTGCGCGAGGCCGCGAAACCCGGTGTTACCACCGGGGAACTTGATCTCGTCGCTGCCCGCGTCCTCCAGGACGCGGGAGCCCGCTCCAACTTCCTTGGCTATTACGACTACCCGGCCAACGCCTGCATCTCGGTCAACGAGGTCATCGTGCACGGGATCCCGGGGGACCGGGTCCTCACGGATACCGATATTGTTTCGTTTGACTGCGGGGCAATCGTCGACGGCTGGCATGGGGATGCGTGCTTCACGCTCTGCATGCCGAATGCCTCCGAAGCGGACCGCAAGCTGTCGGAATACACGGAGACCGCCATGTGGGCTGGCATCGCCGCCCTCGCCACCGCCAAGCACGTGGGTGAAGTTGGGGGAGCGATCGAAGACTATGTGGATTCGTTCCCCGAGGACAACCGTCCCGGTCTCGTTGAGGAGTACATGGGCCACGGCATCGGTTCCGCCATGCACCAGCCCCCGGATGTCCTCAACTATCGCGCAAAGAACAAGGGCGCGAAGCTGAAGCCCGGCATGGTGCTTTGCGTAGAGCCGATGCTGACCATCGGCAGCCCCGAGAGCAAGGTTCTCGAGGATGACTGGACGGTCATCACGACCGACGGTTCGAACGCGAGCCACTGGGAGCATGAGGTTGCCATCCACAAGGGCGGCATCTGGGTGCTGACGGCGCGCGATGGGGGAGCGGAAGGCCTGAGGCCCTTCGGCGTGACCCCGGTCCCGCTCGGCTGATCCGTTCGAAACGGAATCAGGACTCCGTTCGAGAAACCGATCGAAAGTTCTGGAATCGGTACCAGATCAGAACGAACTCTATATATTCATGATGAAGGCTCGGTCGGATGAAACATCTGGCCGGGCCTTCATCATTGCCTAAGGTTCCTCTTGCTCTTTCCCCGGGTGTGTGCCGTTACACGCGTATCGGCACTATAAAACGGGGCGCCCATCCTCTAAACTGAATAGTCGGTGCCTTGTACCAGCAGGGATACCGTAGCTATCAACCGATAGCACTAGAAGATTAACTGCGTTAGCGGGGGTTATGGCGAAAAAAGAAGGCGTCATCGAGGTCGAGGGCACTGTCTCAGAGGCATTGCCCAACGCGATGTTCCGTGTAGAGCTGACAAATGGGCACATTGTGCTCGCCCACATTTCGGGCAAGATGCGTCAGCACTACATCAAGATTCTGCCCGAGGACCGGGTCGTTGTGGAGCTCACTCCTTACGATCTGACCCGCGGTCGCATCGTCTATCGCTACAAGTAAGCCCCGCTCTACACCAAGCCCGGGAACCCTTCCGGGCTTAAAGAAGGTTGGACATGAAGGTCAAGCCAAGCGTGAAGCGCATCTGTGACAGCTGCAAGGTGATCCGTCGCCACGGCAACGTCATGGTTATTTGCACGAACCCACGGCACAAGCAGCGCCAGGGCTGAATCCCTGGAAGCGGGCACACGCCCGCGACAGCGCTACAGATCAACCCGGGGCCCGGAGGCCCTGGACCAGGAACTGGACGGTAGCGCACCACACCTCCGGCCTACCAACAGGAGTAAACGTTGGCACGTATTTCAGGTGTTGACCTCCCCGCGAGAAGCGGGTCGAGGTTGCTCTCACCTACATTTATGGCATTGGGCGCACCCGCGCCTCCGAGATCCTTGCCGCAACTGGCGTCTCGCCCGACGTTCGGATGAAGGACATTTCCGAAG
This genomic window contains:
- the rpmD gene encoding 50S ribosomal protein L30; protein product: MLKITQTKSTIGGTKKQRDTMLSLGLRKIGQSVEREDRPEVRGMINIVSHLVTVEEA
- a CDS encoding adenylate kinase, producing the protein MIILGAPGAGKGTQAKVLCEKLGIPQISTGAIFRANISEGTDLGKLAQGYIDRGEFVPDEITDSLVKDRLHQEDTQDGFLLDGYPRTLAQVGALDEILLEQGHTLDIVIELVTEREALVERLLKRAEIEGRADDTEDVIRRRMEVYLEQTKPLSRVYEQRGILVEIDGLGTIEEVQERIREAIQGR
- the rplR gene encoding 50S ribosomal protein L18; its protein translation is MAVSIKGKGKFVARKRRHLRLRKKITGTAARPRLVVTRSNRHIVAQVIDDLAGATIASASSLEADLRADDGDKTAKARKVGELVGERAKAAGVDSVVFDRGGNQYHGRVAAVADGARESGLTL
- the secY gene encoding preprotein translocase subunit SecY, which gives rise to MLSAFVSAFRTPDLRRKLLFTLGIIVIYRFGTYMPAPGVSYENVQVCLNQSGSEGLLPMLNMFSGGAMFQMSVFALGIMPYITASIIVQLLRVVIPRFEELQKEGQSGQAKLTQYTRYLTIGLAVMQSAVVITVANSSLFLGCTVDPFPDTSAGMVLMAILAMTAGTGLIMWMGEQITERGVGNGMSILIFAGICASFPPAMGQVLMSSNGVRNFILILALFLAITLVVVFVEQSQRRIPVQYAKRVVGRRTYGGSTTYIPIKINMANVIPVIFASSLLALPTMAIQFGDPNAGWVQWLAANYNQTSWLYLLTFALLIIFFAFFYTSITFNPEEVADNMKRYGGFIPGIRAGAPTAQYLKNVITRITWVGSFYLAIIALIPTVIFTQMGITMMAFGGTSIIIIVGVGLQTVKDIDAQLQQRHYEGFLR
- the rplF gene encoding 50S ribosomal protein L6 is translated as MSRIGKLPVTIPSGVDVTIDGQLVTVKGPKGTLSYEVPAPITVAQEDGAVVVSRPDDERESRSLHGLVRTLIFNNVTGVTEGFSKKLEIVGTGYRAQAKGSDLELSLGYSHTISVKAPEGITFQLEGNNKITVSGIDKQQVGEIAANIRKLRKPEPYKGKGVRYEGEHVRRKAGKAGK
- the infA gene encoding translation initiation factor IF-1, whose product is MAKKEGVIEVEGTVSEALPNAMFRVELTNGHIVLAHISGKMRQHYIKILPEDRVVVELTPYDLTRGRIVYRYK
- the map gene encoding type I methionyl aminopeptidase; its protein translation is MFGRESIEYKSNEQILKIREAALVVADIHDALREAAKPGVTTGELDLVAARVLQDAGARSNFLGYYDYPANACISVNEVIVHGIPGDRVLTDTDIVSFDCGAIVDGWHGDACFTLCMPNASEADRKLSEYTETAMWAGIAALATAKHVGEVGGAIEDYVDSFPEDNRPGLVEEYMGHGIGSAMHQPPDVLNYRAKNKGAKLKPGMVLCVEPMLTIGSPESKVLEDDWTVITTDGSNASHWEHEVAIHKGGIWVLTARDGGAEGLRPFGVTPVPLG
- the rpsE gene encoding 30S ribosomal protein S5 is translated as MAASQRRTNGPQDGERNNERSGSDRPRGRRGNNDRRNEQKDAYIERVVTINRVSKVVKGGRRFSFTALVVVGDGNGTVGVGYGKAKEVPQAISKGTEEAKKNFFRVPLIGRTIPHITQGEDAAGVVFLRPASPGTGVIAGGPVRAVMEAAGIHDILTKSLGSSNAINIVRAAVAALRQLEQPEAVAARRGKSLEQVAPAAMLRQRASYDAEQREKQAAEAAEAENEAAASGVGA
- the rpmJ gene encoding 50S ribosomal protein L36 → MKVKPSVKRICDSCKVIRRHGNVMVICTNPRHKQRQG